In Xenorhabdus nematophila ATCC 19061, one DNA window encodes the following:
- the gcvH gene encoding glycine cleavage system protein GcvH, translating into MSHVPTELKYTESHEWIRSEGNAEYTIGITEHAQRLLGDMVFIDLPEVGAEVSSGEDCAVVESVKAASDIYAPLSGKVIAVNPDLEGSPELVNSEPYNEGWLFRIKITDESELANLLDAEGYQSLLEEE; encoded by the coding sequence ATGAGTCATGTACCAACAGAATTAAAATATACAGAATCACACGAATGGATTCGCTCAGAAGGCAATGCTGAATACACAATAGGTATTACTGAACATGCCCAACGATTATTGGGTGATATGGTCTTCATTGACTTACCTGAAGTTGGTGCTGAGGTAAGCAGTGGCGAAGATTGCGCCGTGGTGGAATCAGTGAAAGCCGCTTCTGATATTTATGCGCCGTTAAGCGGCAAAGTTATCGCAGTTAACCCTGACTTGGAAGGTTCTCCCGAGTTAGTGAATAGTGAACCTTATAATGAAGGTTGGCTGTTCCGCATCAAAATTACTGATGAGAGTGAACTAGCTAACTTGCTTGATGCTGAAGGTTATCAATCACTCCTGGAAGAAGAATAA
- the gcvP gene encoding aminomethyl-transferring glycine dehydrogenase: MTQTLIQLENQGEFIRRHIGSSDEQQTEMLAMVGANSLDDLINKIVPRNIALSEPPAVGESATEQQALAELKTIASQNQRYQSYIGMGYAPSILPPVILRNLLENPGWYTAYTPYQPEVSQGRLEALLNFQQVTIDLTGLDLASASLLDEATAAAEAMAMSKRISKLKIADRFFVADDIHPQTLDVVRTRAETFGFEVIVDKAEKALELEGVFGVLLQQIGTTGEVHDYSVLMTRLKEKRIIVSVAADFMALVMLTAPGKQGADIVFGSAQRFGVPMGYGGPHAAFFACRDEVKRSMPGRIIGVSRDAAGNRALRMAMQTREQHIRREKANSNICTSQVLLANIAGMYAVYHGAEGLKRIANRIHRLTDILAAGLKKAGITLRHQTWFDTLAVEVADKAQVLARAEKAQIDLRTDLLGAVGVSLHERTCRDDLITLFRVLTGSDSILDIDTLDSELAAASQSIPVSMLRHDEILTHDNFCRYHSETDMMRYMHSLERKDLALNQAMIPLGSCTMKLNAVAEITPITWPEFTDMHPFCPPEQAQGYHQLISQLSRWLVLLTGYDAFCMQPNSGAQGEYAGLLAIRRYYASRGEQHRHICLIPSSAHGTNPASAHMAGMTVVVVECDKEGNIDLADLREKAEKHSDDLACIMVTYPSTHGVYEETIRDICDIIHQHNGQVYLDGANMNAQVGITTPGFIGADVSHLNLHKTFCIPHGGGGPGMGPIGVKKHLAPFVPGHSVVETDGVSTLGSVSAAPFGSASILPISWMYIRMMGAKGLKQASQVAILNANYIAARLKGAYEILYTGRDGYVAHECILDIRPLKEAFGISEMDIAKRLIDYGFHAPTMSFPVSGTLMVEPTESESKIEIDRFIDAMLAIREEISKVANGEWPLEDNPLVNAPHTQAELVSDWDHAYSREVAVFPTVETQANKYWPTVKRLDDVYGDRNLHCSCAPIGDYR; the protein is encoded by the coding sequence ATGACTCAGACACTAATCCAACTTGAAAATCAAGGTGAATTCATTCGTCGCCACATTGGTTCTTCCGATGAACAGCAAACAGAAATGCTGGCGATGGTGGGTGCAAATTCTCTTGACGATCTGATAAATAAAATTGTTCCTCGTAATATCGCATTGTCAGAGCCACCCGCAGTCGGTGAAAGTGCGACAGAACAACAAGCCCTGGCTGAATTGAAAACAATAGCGAGCCAGAATCAGCGTTATCAGTCTTATATTGGTATGGGGTATGCACCATCAATACTCCCGCCCGTTATTCTGCGCAATTTATTGGAAAATCCGGGGTGGTATACCGCATATACCCCTTACCAGCCGGAGGTTTCTCAAGGCCGATTGGAAGCTTTGCTGAACTTCCAGCAAGTGACGATTGACCTGACGGGGTTGGATCTCGCTTCAGCATCTTTATTGGATGAAGCAACAGCAGCAGCAGAAGCCATGGCAATGTCCAAACGGATCAGTAAGTTGAAAATAGCTGATCGTTTCTTTGTGGCTGATGATATTCATCCACAAACATTAGATGTTGTGCGTACCCGTGCTGAAACATTTGGATTTGAGGTCATTGTTGATAAAGCAGAAAAAGCACTGGAATTGGAAGGTGTATTCGGTGTCTTGTTACAACAAATCGGCACAACGGGCGAGGTTCACGATTACAGTGTTCTGATGACTCGCCTGAAAGAGAAAAGAATCATTGTCAGTGTGGCTGCGGATTTCATGGCATTAGTCATGCTGACAGCACCGGGCAAACAAGGCGCTGACATCGTATTTGGCTCTGCCCAACGTTTTGGTGTACCGATGGGATATGGTGGCCCTCATGCTGCTTTCTTTGCTTGCCGGGATGAAGTCAAGCGTTCCATGCCGGGACGTATCATCGGTGTTTCCCGTGATGCTGCCGGTAACAGAGCGCTGCGTATGGCAATGCAGACACGTGAGCAACACATCCGTCGTGAAAAAGCGAATTCCAATATCTGTACTTCGCAGGTTTTATTGGCAAATATCGCAGGTATGTATGCGGTTTATCACGGCGCTGAAGGTTTGAAACGTATCGCTAACCGTATTCACCGTCTGACAGATATCTTGGCTGCTGGCTTGAAAAAAGCAGGTATTACGCTGCGTCACCAAACATGGTTTGACACATTGGCTGTGGAAGTTGCAGATAAGGCTCAGGTATTGGCAAGAGCGGAAAAAGCGCAAATTGACCTGCGTACCGATCTTCTGGGTGCCGTTGGCGTGTCATTACATGAAAGAACCTGCCGCGATGATTTAATCACGTTATTCCGGGTCTTAACGGGAAGTGACTCGATATTGGATATTGACACGCTCGATAGCGAACTGGCAGCGGCCAGCCAATCTATTCCTGTATCCATGCTGCGTCATGATGAAATCCTAACGCATGATAACTTCTGTCGTTATCATAGCGAAACTGACATGATGCGTTATATGCACAGTCTGGAACGTAAAGATTTGGCGTTGAATCAGGCAATGATCCCGCTGGGTTCATGCACCATGAAACTGAACGCAGTTGCGGAAATCACCCCTATTACTTGGCCTGAATTTACCGATATGCATCCCTTCTGCCCGCCAGAACAAGCACAGGGTTACCATCAACTCATCAGCCAACTTTCCCGTTGGTTAGTGCTATTAACCGGATATGATGCGTTTTGTATGCAGCCAAACTCGGGCGCACAAGGGGAATATGCTGGTTTGCTGGCGATCCGCCGGTATTACGCCAGCCGTGGTGAACAACATCGCCATATCTGCTTAATTCCAAGTTCAGCTCATGGTACAAACCCGGCTTCTGCACATATGGCGGGGATGACCGTTGTTGTTGTGGAATGTGATAAAGAAGGCAATATCGATCTGGCTGATTTGCGTGAAAAAGCAGAAAAACACAGTGATGACCTCGCTTGTATCATGGTGACTTATCCATCGACTCATGGAGTATATGAAGAAACCATCCGGGATATTTGCGACATCATCCACCAACACAATGGTCAGGTTTATCTGGATGGTGCGAACATGAACGCTCAGGTAGGTATCACCACACCGGGCTTTATTGGTGCAGATGTATCGCATTTGAATCTGCATAAAACCTTCTGTATTCCGCATGGTGGTGGTGGGCCAGGCATGGGACCGATTGGTGTGAAAAAACACCTTGCGCCATTTGTACCGGGCCATTCAGTGGTAGAAACGGATGGAGTATCCACACTGGGTTCCGTCTCTGCCGCGCCATTTGGTAGCGCTTCTATTTTGCCAATTAGCTGGATGTATATCCGTATGATGGGAGCAAAAGGTCTGAAACAGGCCAGCCAAGTTGCGATATTGAATGCAAACTACATTGCGGCCCGTCTGAAAGGTGCTTATGAGATCCTTTATACCGGACGTGATGGTTATGTAGCCCACGAATGTATTCTGGATATCCGCCCATTGAAAGAAGCATTCGGCATCAGTGAAATGGATATCGCCAAGCGTTTGATTGATTACGGTTTCCATGCTCCGACTATGTCATTCCCTGTTTCAGGCACCTTGATGGTTGAGCCAACCGAATCAGAAAGCAAAATAGAAATTGATCGCTTCATTGACGCAATGCTGGCAATTCGCGAAGAGATCAGCAAAGTAGCAAACGGAGAGTGGCCTTTGGAAGACA